Proteins from one Bacteroidota bacterium genomic window:
- the gldJ gene encoding gliding motility lipoprotein GldJ: MKTLIKITGVALLTSSVVFLASCGKETSPITGWNYNDAANGGFEVLPYVEQETGPGLVLVEGGTFTMGRVEQDVNYDWNTIPKRVTVSSFYIDETEIRNLDYLEYLHWLSRIYAGDETFFEIYKRALPDTLVWRSRLAFNEPYVDYYLRHPSYRDYPVVGVNWLQASDFCVWRTDRVNEYILIREGILDWDLGQSLANNFNTDAYFAGKYEGVVKQLIPRPDGTERKVRMEDGILLPKYRLPTEAEWEFAAYGLIGNTIEGRILERRLYPWNGHAVRNPNDKFIGDFMGNFVITGGDYMGIAGRLNDAADITAPVYSYWPNDYGLYNMAGNVSEWVMDVYRPLTYMDMDDFRPFRGNVFQTAIKDEDGTMVDQGDSLLYDADSNLISRPGLVKMRNVDIKEKEDHLDERRNYKYADNINYHDGDHQSSIMYDGDPPATDREANFEMYQYPVDKTKFPDQNPKEQYQMSLVNNKAHVYKGASWKDRAYWMVPGTRRFLDQRQDFAWLGFRCSMARIGSPQGMGSSKKR; this comes from the coding sequence ATGAAAACACTTATCAAGATTACAGGTGTAGCACTTTTAACAAGCAGTGTTGTTTTTCTTGCTTCGTGCGGCAAAGAAACCTCACCTATTACAGGATGGAATTACAACGATGCCGCCAATGGCGGGTTCGAAGTTCTTCCTTATGTAGAGCAGGAAACCGGGCCAGGTTTAGTGCTTGTTGAAGGCGGAACATTTACCATGGGGCGTGTTGAACAGGATGTCAATTACGACTGGAACACAATTCCAAAAAGAGTAACCGTTTCTTCATTTTACATTGATGAAACAGAAATCCGAAACCTTGATTATCTCGAATATCTTCATTGGCTGAGCAGGATTTATGCCGGAGATGAAACCTTTTTTGAGATTTATAAAAGAGCTCTTCCTGATACGCTCGTTTGGCGTTCACGACTTGCTTTCAATGAACCATATGTTGATTATTATCTTCGCCACCCGTCCTACCGCGATTATCCCGTTGTGGGTGTAAACTGGCTTCAGGCAAGCGATTTCTGCGTATGGCGAACTGATCGTGTAAATGAGTACATCCTCATCCGCGAAGGAATTCTTGATTGGGATCTTGGTCAAAGTTTGGCTAACAACTTTAATACCGATGCTTACTTTGCCGGAAAATATGAAGGTGTTGTAAAACAATTAATCCCTCGTCCCGATGGAACAGAAAGAAAAGTTCGCATGGAAGATGGAATTCTTTTACCTAAGTACCGCCTTCCCACCGAAGCTGAGTGGGAATTTGCTGCATACGGATTGATTGGAAATACTATAGAAGGACGAATTTTGGAAAGACGTTTATATCCATGGAATGGTCACGCAGTGCGTAATCCTAACGATAAATTTATTGGTGACTTCATGGGAAATTTTGTAATAACAGGTGGCGATTACATGGGTATTGCCGGTCGTTTAAATGACGCAGCCGATATTACAGCTCCTGTTTATTCTTATTGGCCCAATGATTACGGATTATATAACATGGCAGGCAACGTAAGCGAATGGGTGATGGACGTATACCGCCCTCTTACTTATATGGATATGGATGATTTCCGACCATTCCGTGGCAATGTTTTTCAAACAGCAATAAAGGATGAAGACGGCACTATGGTTGACCAGGGCGACTCGCTTCTTTATGATGCAGATAGCAATTTAATAAGCCGACCTGGTCTTGTAAAAATGCGCAATGTGGATATTAAGGAAAAGGAAGACCACCTTGATGAGCGCAGAAATTATAAGTACGCTGATAATATTAATTATCATGATGGCGACCACCAATCAAGTATTATGTATGATGGAGACCCTCCCGCTACAGACAGAGAAGCAAATTTTGAAATGTATCAGTATCCGGTTGATAAAACTAAATTTCCTGACCAAAACCCAAAAGAACAATATCAAATGTCGCTTGTCAATAATAAAGCACATGTGTATAAAGGAGCTTCTTGGAAGGACAGAGCCTATTGGATGGTTCCCGGCACACGCAGATTTCTGGATCAGCGCCAGGATTTCGCATGGCTTGGCTTTCGTTGTTCAATGGCACGTATAGGAAGTCCTCAGGGAATGGGCAGCAGTAAGAAAAGATAA